A region of the Candidatus Methylomirabilis oxygeniifera genome:
TGGGCAAAGAGGCGACCGACCCCATCCCGCACGCTTACCGTCCCGGCGATGATCGCGTCACGCACCGACTCCCATCCCGTCGGACCAAACGCCCGAAAGAGGGATACGATCACCTCCTGCTCGGCAGCGGTCCCGTCGAAATCGCAGAAGATGACCGTCTGCCGACTCATGCTACCGGAAACCCTTTGGGGATTCTGGCCTTTCCGCCACCCCACTGGTCAAGGGCCGCCCGCAGATCGCGGCTTCCTGCGGCGGCCTGTTCCAGAGGAACGCCGCCCACGCCGGCGGCGATCGCCGCACGGAAAGCTCGCCCACCCGCAGCCGCCCCGCCCGGATGACCGTGGATACCGCCTCCCGCATTAATCACGACATCAAGGCCGAAGTCGTCCATCATGTGCGGGACCAGGCCAGGATGGATCCCCGCTGACGGGACCGGGAAGGTTGGGCGGTGGGGCAGGTAGCTCTTGTCTGTGAGTCGCGAGGCTAAGCCCAAGGCCTCGGAGCGGTCCAAGGCCATCCCGCCATAAGGGGAGGGGAACAGAACCAGGTCGGCCCCGGCCAGGCGCATCAGCGTCCCCAGCAAAAGCGGCGCAGCGATGCCGTAGTCGTCGGAAGGGTAGAGCGCTCCAGCCAGCGCCGGGTGGGCTATGAGCGGTACGGTAATTTCCGGATCCTCGGCCAGCCGCTGCAGGAGGTCAAATCCGTAGGGTAGGACATTGATAAGCAGCGCATTCGCGCCAAGCCGCGCTGCTCGTCGGGCCTTTTCAGGAAGCCGATGCACCGGACCAGTCAGGTTGATCGCATACAGCACCGTCTGGCCCGTTTCTCGCCGCGCCCGCTCAGTCGCTTGCAGGCATGCCTCCAAACGCTGTTCGAAGGGGGCGTCGGTGTCGTTAAAGAAGATCTCATCGTCCTTGATCAGGTCGACGCCGCCCAACGCCTGCTGAAAAAAGCCTTCGGCCAGCTCAGCCAGCGTAAGACCCACACACGACTTGAAGATACTCATGAGCAGCGGCCGGTTGTGAACCCCCAGCCGCTCGCGGATTCCCTCCACCCCCAGCTTCGGCCCGGGAAAGGCGGCGGCGAACGTCGGCGGCAGGGTCAGGTCCAGCAGGCGGATTTTCCCGTCCATTGAGAGCTTGCCGAATGTGGCAGTTAACAGTGACGGCAGGTCAGGTGTGAGGTTCGCAAGCGGGTAGGCGATCCGAATCAGGCCCGCGTCCACCGACACCACGCGGCCGGCGTGTCGCTGAAGAGCCGCCTGCCTCTCGACAGACAGGCCGGGCCAACTCCCGACCGTCATGCCCAGCGCGATCGTCTCCGCCTTCTTCGTCCAATCGCCTCCGCCCGCAAGGCGATAGGTCGCAATCACATAATGTTTCCAGGTGTCGTCCACGTCTGCGTATCCTCCTGGGGTACTTGAGTCCAATACACAGAGACTTCACTGCACGCGAGGGAGAATAGCACACGAACCTTCCGGGTTCAATTCACCAGCATGCCTGGTATTGTCCTAATTTGACGATAGCTCCGCAGGTTCTTCAAGCTGCGATCTCTAGAAGGGGCGATTTCGGGGCTTGGGACGCAGGTTGCTCGGATTGCGCGGGCGCCGGGTTTAGACGGTTCGGTAAAGAGCTTTCTGGGCGTGGGGATCGGCCGTCATGTAGCCCAACGCCGAGTCAGCGGTAGCGGTAGGTCGGGTTAGCGCAGCGTAACCCGACAACTCGGCCACGACGAGGGGGCAGAGCTGAGCGCTATTCTGCGCAGAACGTTCTTTCTGCGTCCGCTGAATGTCTTCAACTTATGCCCGCTGAACATTCTCAGCGCTCGAGCTAACCAGTTGCCCGCTTGCGGGGAGTGCGTGTGAAACGAGGCGTTAGAGGCTTTGCGTAAGAGTCGACATAGGCATCAACAAGTCGGCGAATCATGCGCTGGTACTGCGTGTGGTGTTTGGCTGCCTCGGATTTGAAGAAGTCAACACTTTTCTTGCTGAGAGCAATCGTAACCTTCACTCCTTGTTCTCGGAACGCGAGATCCGAAGGGGGGGGCAGGAAGTCTCGGATGACTTTGGCCTCGAACGGTTCATCGGTGTATTTGATTTTCGTGCTCATAAATAGCCTTGCCTTTCCGCCAGTAACCGGCACCGAAGATACGAATCACACCTCCGCGATAGGTAACGCGGACAGTCAGAATGCCACCCTCGACCTTACCGAAACAGAAATAGCGCTTCTCGTTCTTACTGTGAGCAAGGTCTTCCGCGATCACACGATGAGGGTCGGCGAAAGCGTATTGAGCCAGGGAGAACGGTACCCCATGCTCAAGCTGGTTTTCAGCATCTTTGTTGGGATCCCATTCAAACTGTACCTTTTTCACTGGGTAAGCTTAACACGGGATTCGGGATTACGCCATATGAATATATGGCGCATGATATGGTTGACTTTACTGAGGGTTCATTCCAGGCGGAATGGCGAGCTAGAACAGCGGACGCTGCCCCGCAGCCTGATGTGGATGCCGCGTCGGACGACAGACGAGAAAGGGCTGGCTCACCCTACTGATAAAAGTTTCTGGGCCAGGCGTGAGCCCGCAGGGCGGCCAGTGTCTGGGGTCCAAGTGGCCGGCCGTCGGAGGCCGAGCAGTTGGTCTCCACATGCTCCGGGCGGCGCATCCCTGGGATCGCCGTCGAGACCGCCGGGTGGCTCAAACAGAACTTGAGGGCGAGCTGCGCCACTGTCTTGACCTCGCCTCCCAGCAGCGGGCGGAGCCGGTCGACCCGCTCGCACGTCTCGCGCAGCCGATCCCCGTGAAAGTAGAACGCCTGCACGGACTTCGGGGGAAAGGTTGTGCTCGGCGCGAGACCTCCGGTCAGGCCCCCTTCATCGAAAGGGACCCTGGCGATGACGCCGACGTCGTGCGCCCGGCAGAGGGGAAACAGCGCCTCTTCCGGGGATTGGTCGAAGATGTTGTAGATCACCTGGACGGTATCGACCAGGCCGGACTTGACCAGCTCCAGCGCGCTGCCCGGCTGATGGTCGATGATCGACACCCCAAAGAATCGGATCTTGCCCTGCTGCTTCAGCCGAAGCACGGCCTCCAGCCACTCCGGCTCAGCGAGCCACTCGTCACGCCAGATGTGAAGCTGCTGAAGGTCCAGATGCTCCGCGTCAAGGTTTCGCAGGCTCTGTTCCGTGCAGGTGATAATCCAGTCGGCGGGGAAGGCCTGCCGCGCTGTCGTTCCCTCCTTGGGGGGCCATTCGCGGCCCTTCGGTGGAATCTTGGTGGCAACAAAGACGCGATGTTTGGCTTCCTGAAAGGCCCTGGCGATCAGCCGCTCGCTGTGCCCATCGCCGTAGGCGTGCGCGGTATCAATGAAGGTGACGCCCAGATCCAGCGCTCGTATCAGCGCGCTGATCGAAAGCGTATCGTCGGTTTCGCCCCACCACCCTTTACCGATCCCCCAGGCCCCAAAACCGATCCCCGACACCTGAATGCCAGTGCGCCCAAGCCTACGATGCTCCATGTCATACCGCCTCTGCGCTGCCGGCTAAGGTCGCATACGACTCTCCAACAAGCGATTGCGGATCGATCCCCAGCGCCCGCTGCACGCCTTGCACCTCATCGGCGACTATCGGCAGCTCTCCCGGTTCATCAATCGTCCCGTGAAGCTCAACAAAGCTGCCCAGCCCCTGCGTCTTATCAAGGTGGATCCGGATATTGTCGAGCACAAAGGTCTCGCGTCGCTTCGCAACCACGATGTTGATACCGAGCGCCTTGGCCAGCATCGCCTTGAGGCCCTCCGCATCCTCGACGCGATAGAGCTCGTAGTGACTTTCCTGTGCCCCGGCAACATCATCTCGGATATAGTAAATCAGCTCAGCGCCGGACTCCAGCGACTCTCGGAGCTTCAGGCGGCCATGGCTCACGTTGAAATAGGTATCGACCTGCCGCTCCGGCTCCTGACCCTCCGCTCCAAGCGATTCACAACGCTCTCGAAGCTTTCCAAGATCCTCACAGCGTGCTTTCAGTTCAAGATTTAGCATTGGTCAGTTCCTCATCGCGCGGACCTGCCCTTCGAATCGGGCATCCGGTTCCACCCGGAACTCCTCCCCGCACTTGCCGCACTTTCCCAACCAGGAACGATCCGGCTGCCTGGTCAGGGTAACGGCGCCGCAGACCAGCTTTCCGGCAATTCGGTGAAGCGTGATGGCAACAAACTGCTGTTCCACTGTTTGCCTCCGAGCATCAAGCCACTCCAATTTCTTATCTCAATCTATCGTATCTGTCGGAAGAAAAAGGCCGTTTGCTGATCGAGAGGGCGGGCTTCCCTCAGACAGTCGCGTCCGAGTCCTCCGGTGAGCGTCCGGCAGGAGCTTGGCCGTCGATGACCGTACGGACCGCCGCAGCCAGGTCGGCCCGGGAAAATGGCTTCCGAACATAACCGACAACCCCAGAGCCTTCCAGGCTATGCCGGATCTCGTCCGGAGCATAGCCGGTGGCGACCAGCACCTTGACGTCGTGGTTGAGGGCGCGCAGGGCCGGGATCAGGTCCGCCGCCCCCATCCGGGGCATGACGGCGTCGGTAAGGACCAGCGCAATGCCCGGGTGGGCCCGGAAGATTTCCAGCGCCTCGGCGCCATTCGAAGCACTGAG
Encoded here:
- the mtnW gene encoding 2,3-diketo-5-methylthiopentyl-1-phosphate enolase (DK-MTP-1-P enolase), with product MDDTWKHYVIATYRLAGGGDWTKKAETIALGMTVGSWPGLSVERQAALQRHAGRVVSVDAGLIRIAYPLANLTPDLPSLLTATFGKLSMDGKIRLLDLTLPPTFAAAFPGPKLGVEGIRERLGVHNRPLLMSIFKSCVGLTLAELAEGFFQQALGGVDLIKDDEIFFNDTDAPFEQRLEACLQATERARRETGQTVLYAINLTGPVHRLPEKARRAARLGANALLINVLPYGFDLLQRLAEDPEITVPLIAHPALAGALYPSDDYGIAAPLLLGTLMRLAGADLVLFPSPYGGMALDRSEALGLASRLTDKSYLPHRPTFPVPSAGIHPGLVPHMMDDFGLDVVINAGGGIHGHPGGAAAGGRAFRAAIAAGVGGVPLEQAAAGSRDLRAALDQWGGGKARIPKGFPVA
- a CDS encoding protein of unknown function (Evidence 5 : No homology to any previously reported sequences) translates to MAELSGYAALTRPTATADSALGYMTADPHAQKALYRTV
- a CDS encoding conserved protein of unknown function (Evidence 4 : Homologs of previously reported genes of unknown function) — protein: MSTKIKYTDEPFEAKVIRDFLPPPSDLAFREQGVKVTIALSKKSVDFFKSEAAKHHTQYQRMIRRLVDAYVDSYAKPLTPRFTRTPRKRATG
- a CDS encoding conserved protein of unknown function (Evidence 4 : Homologs of previously reported genes of unknown function) → MKKVQFEWDPNKDAENQLEHGVPFSLAQYAFADPHRVIAEDLAHSKNEKRYFCFGKVEGGILTVRVTYRGGVIRIFGAGYWRKGKAIYEHENQIHR
- a CDS encoding Aldo/keto reductase, with product MEHRRLGRTGIQVSGIGFGAWGIGKGWWGETDDTLSISALIRALDLGVTFIDTAHAYGDGHSERLIARAFQEAKHRVFVATKIPPKGREWPPKEGTTARQAFPADWIITCTEQSLRNLDAEHLDLQQLHIWRDEWLAEPEWLEAVLRLKQQGKIRFFGVSIIDHQPGSALELVKSGLVDTVQVIYNIFDQSPEEALFPLCRAHDVGVIARVPFDEGGLTGGLAPSTTFPPKSVQAFYFHGDRLRETCERVDRLRPLLGGEVKTVAQLALKFCLSHPAVSTAIPGMRRPEHVETNCSASDGRPLGPQTLAALRAHAWPRNFYQ
- a CDS encoding putative Adenylate cyclase (Evidence 3 : Function proposed based on presence of conserved amino acid motif, structural feature or limited homology): MLNLELKARCEDLGKLRERCESLGAEGQEPERQVDTYFNVSHGRLKLRESLESGAELIYYIRDDVAGAQESHYELYRVEDAEGLKAMLAKALGINIVVAKRRETFVLDNIRIHLDKTQGLGSFVELHGTIDEPGELPIVADEVQGVQRALGIDPQSLVGESYATLAGSAEAV
- a CDS encoding protein of unknown function (Evidence 5 : No homology to any previously reported sequences), which codes for MEQQFVAITLHRIAGKLVCGAVTLTRQPDRSWLGKCGKCGEEFRVEPDARFEGQVRAMRN